In Pygocentrus nattereri isolate fPygNat1 chromosome 19, fPygNat1.pri, whole genome shotgun sequence, the sequence tattttggctttatggtaactttacaggagaaggaaaaaacatactttacttttaatgtatatCAGTGAAAATTTGGGAATTTTTTGCCGTTTATTTTgctccatccttcatgaaatttacacacagtataaaggccaccatgcattttcaaattaagtcaaaaactgaaaatcaacaaaaatagagatacaaggttttgtttatatacatatatatacacaaaaccttgtatctccatttttctcatttttcagtttttgacctaatatGAAAATACCccttgccctttacactgattgtaaatttcatgatgaatggaccaaaagttTCAGCCCAAAGTGactttctggttccattgacttacattaaaagtaaagtaggttttttccttctcctgtaaagtttctgttttggaggttttgttctgagagaaGTGATATATTTGCTTGGCTTTGCTTTATATATCACTGTGgtccaaaggaaaacaagagGGCAAAATATTCTTTatgtttaatgtaagttaacgtaaagaggttttattcaaaGAACtattagagcatttctattggtccaatcatcatgacgTGTTCACACAAAGTGAAGAGCAGCTGCTGAACTCAGATGTTGGTTAGCCTGGTTTTTGTCCgcacattttctgtaaaataaaatacataaaaaaatgaatgatgtaAATAATGCTGGTGAATGTATGATCTTTTGTGTCCTCACAGTAAATAATGCacgtctgtgtttgtttttcaggctgAACGAGAACATGAATGTCTGTGTTGCTGACTTTGGCCTGTCTAAGAAGATCTATAACGGAGACTACTACAGACAGGGCCGCATCTCAAAGATGCCCGTCAAATGGATCGCAATCGAGAGTCTGGCAGACAGAGTTTACACCACCAAGAGTGACgtggtgagtgtgagtgtgtgtgtagctgcaGTGTCATCACTGCACTAAGTGAGGTGTGcaggtgttcagtgttcagatgGTCTGAGTGAGTCGAGTGATGGAGCTGAGACGTTATGATGAATCTGTGCTGCTGggtttttctgtttaattacaAACATAATGACTTACTTAATCACCAACTTACCATCAGACAAGATAGTACGCCACTTGAGAAGTGAAATTACCAAATATACATCAGCCAgttttatacatgtatatataattttggagatatgaggttttggtccgacagcagcaatatacacaTCACACATATAGACAATATACTGTATAACGCTGGTGTCGGATgtaaacctcatatctccatttttgccgtttttctgtttttgacataatttgaaaatacctgttacgtctaacattatatgtatatttcatgatgaatggactaaaagaaatgacccaaaatgacttggaaaaaattctggttccattgacttacattaaaagtaaagtaggttttttccttctcctgtaaaattgccATTTTGGAGCAATAAGCGATAAACCATACACAAATAATATACAACAACaccagtaataataataataataataataagattaaTAATTTGTTAAAATTATTAATACACTATCCTATGATTATACTCTAATACACTCTAATTAGCCTGTGTGTAAAGTTCTCCACTGCAGTACTCTGGGTGTTTGTTTCACTGTGTTAATGACGTGAATGTTATCAGAACGATGTCATTTCAGAATCTTCTGCAGCTCCGTTCTCATCTTTCTGGACTCGTCAGCGTTTCTACGTTTTATATACGGCTTCAAAGTCGTCACGTCATCTTATtagaatattttattattttattgttgttatttgttcATGTGCAGTAAGTCCTCTCAGTCAGTGTGTCCTGTCCTGTTTGTCCTCAGTGGTCGTTCGGGGTGACTATGTGGGAGATAGCCACGCGTGGTCAGACTCCGTACCCCGGCGTGGAGAACAGTGAGATCTACGATTACCTGAGACAGGGCAACCGCCTCAAACAGCCGCCCGACTGCCTGGACAGCATGTGAGCCAAACACAACGCAGGAGGAGTTCTGCagcaaccaaacacacacacacacacacacacacacacacagtcacacacaatcacagacAGTGTAGAGGCTGTATGAGGTCAGAACAAAATCACTAAGCAGCAATAAGCTGACCATCACTGACCTCATAACAGATAATCTCCAGTcgttcgttctttctttcttttttctttctttccttttcctgtttgctccctctctttcatactttttctttctttctttctttctttctttctttcttgtttgctccctctctctttctttctttctttcttgtttgctccctctctctttctttctttctttctttcttgtttgctccctctctctttctttctttctttctttcttgtttactccctctctttcatactttttctttttctttctttcctgtttgCTCCCTCTCTtgcattcttttctttctttctttctttctttctttctttcttatttctttttagtACCTACTCTCACTTTTAGACACCTGTTTtagccaaaaaaacaaacacatactttattgaatattaatttaatttaacaaaCCACAATATTTATTGGAATTTTATTGTTTCAATTGaatatttttcctgttttctcttcatgttcattcatcatgaaatgataACAGAAAGTAAAGGACAGCTGATAAATGCTGATTGTAACTGGATGTAGATATGAAATAATCgtgattattgattattgataATAACACAGTTGAATCTGCCCCTCACATTGTTAACAGATCTGTTGTATCTGTGCTGCAGATATTCCCTGATGTTCTCCTGCTGGTTACTGAGCCCTAAAGACCGTCCGAGCTTCGAGGTCCTGCGCTGCGAGCTGGAGAAGGCCCTGGACGAGCTGCCAGACCCCCAGGACCCTGATGAGATCCTTTACGTCAACATGGAGGAGTCTTCAGGCGAGCTGGGGGCCGTGGGTGGCCGGGATCCCATCATGGTGGGCCCCTGTCCTCTGGGCGCCCTGAAGGGCACAGACTCGGTGGCCACCGTGGAGATCCACCCTCCGGGCCGTTACGTCATCTGCCCTCAGCATGAAAGCCAGCGCCTTCTCAGCGCTGAGTCCTTAGAGAGCCTGAACCTCGCAGGCTCCGCCCCCACGCTGCTGCTACAGCCGTCCTCTCACTCCACCCCTGTCCCCTCAGCCGACATCCAGCCGCAGGACGAGAGAGAGGGGCCAGGGGGCAAGAGATTACCCTGGCACTGATGCTAGAACTGACTCACAGAGACTACAAATCCATTTTGGCGCTGTACTGCCTCATGTGGTGAGATTAGGTGTTGACCCTCAGTGCCTCCTGCCCTTTGCACATCCCCTCCGCACATACGCGGAACCACAAACACGCTTCCCCTGACATTCCATGGCTTATTTGAGAGATTTGTATATTACAGACCAAACTTTTTTACTCATATATGACTTTTTACTTCTATAGTATAGTTTTGTaattatcacacacactttaaaagggttcttcaaagggttctttagtaaagaaaatggttctacatagaacactatgaaccatttgcatgattagagCATTCATTGCATGGTgagatggttcctcagattgacagagaatgtgctgtatctGGATCTAAATAGAATCTTTTTGTAAATGCACTAAAATGGTTCTtatactgttacaagcttgacattgaaaTAACAttagagccctttttggtgctgtatagaaccatatacagtacattcaCTCAGTCTGAAGAATTATTTCGCCATGAAAAGgactatttaagcatgcaaagggttctttgagtgttcatggttctatatagaactgttttctttaacaaacccttgaagaaccatttttagtcCAGTTGTATATTTGCCCTGTACATTAGGTATTAGGTTCACGCTCACCAACAATGGTATGGTATATAGTGAACAACAGGGAATTGAAAATCGGCATCCTTTCCGTGTTTGTGCGGTACAGCCCCACCCTCATCGGCTCTGACCACTCCTCCTCTTTATGCTGGCAGAGTGCACAATGACTGAATTTGACATCGTTTGtaattattcatattcataagtGCTGAATAGTTGTAGATTGACTGTATAAATGTTTCCTTGACTTACATGACTGGGGACAGGGTCAGCAAATGTACTGCAGCCACCCACTAGGGGGTGTCCAAGACATTTTGGCTTCACTTTTCAACTGCTGTCCACTCATATGACCACAATCAGGTCTATAGATGCATTCAGGTCCAGTGTATTAAGTCAGGTCCATGCACATCAGACAAGCTAGCACGATGCCAGTCTACATTACCACACATGAATCACACATTCACAATGAACTCAGGTGGTACTAACTCTCAGCCAATCAATGATAATGTAACTAATGTAACCAGCATATCACTGCCACTCTAGAAAGGAATCAGAGCATCTGTGGCCTAGATTCTCCCCTTTGAAGACTGGGGGGGGTTTGACTTTGTAGTACTGTCTTAGTAAGTAAAGTTGGAGGTTTTATCGCCTGCTCTCTCAAGACTGCTCAGTCCAACATatccgtccacaaacttgaagCACTTCTGTTTAATGCGTTATGGCCAGATCCTGATTATAAGCaatctggccacttcctatttccctcattgtatcaaaaacaggactgtaaaacAACAGAGGCGCCCATgagcgagtcctcagtgaatgggagtgaatagagcccaacggctaaaaacgaaaatttaaaatagtttctaatcactttcctttaattttagacagtagaaggatgtgtttcactaaaaaagcaaagaaaactcacctgtatgtttcctttattgtacagcaaacgggttttgggcagcaggacgctaacattactgctactggggcagtcgtgggctgtaggttagggaactggccctgtgaccggaaggtcaccggtttgatcaccagtgccgacagtccatgactgaggtgtccttgagcaagacacctaacccccaactgctgctgtggatagggctgcccactgctccgggcaagtgtgctcactgccccctagtctgtgtgtgtgttcactagtgtgtatgtggtgtttcacttcacagatgggttaaatgcagaggttcctcgtttgtgggattaaaaagtgtcacttaactgagtgctgattggttggcgagcggagcagctcattggctgttcacgtTCACAGATgtcatgaacatacatgagATGCcgttttaaaagctcttaaaaatataacagtggtgtttaaatattttatgctgttctatgttcaggaaatgagtgaatttttatatattaaaaatgtttaatcatttctaaACTCTGATTTTAAATTCCATCTTaaaccattcattttggactcgcattggagcgccctctagtgtttgagaatcCTAGAAGACATTACAGATCAGCAAACCTCCTCTCTACACGTTCTTTGATATGGCCTCCAGTAATAATTATGGGCAGATGTACATCTCGATAGGGAGGTTGGAAGGAGCAAAAGTAAAGTTAGTTTTAGGCCGGAGTGCCCCTTTAACACTTCAGAGCACGCAAAGGCGCACTGGATGTTCGAAACACACACTTTACTGAAAAGGTACTCAATAATGAAAGGTAGCCGTTGTCCTCAAACTGATCTGAGACCAGTTTTATGGTTTCTGTGACAGCAGTGATTAAGCTGGGTCCCAAATCAGACTCTTAAAGGGCAGAGGGTGAAACATGGTAGGGGCACAAACCGGGCTTCAGGGCCTCGACTCAAGCACAGTattattgttgtgtttgtttttgttctttttttttgtatatatgaaATCCTTGCACTAATCATTTTcaatattattgttttgtgtctgtgtgtgatctTTTCTGTTATGCATCTGTTTTCGCTCATTTGTTTGACATCCCTACTTGACGTTTAGAAGAAGAGCTGTGATCTTAGGCTAAAATGACCTAAAttgaaaaaatgttgaaaatattgATCATATTTTGCTTTAAGCTAGAATTTCAGAGACAAAAATGGTAAAACGAAAACATTCTTTTAAGGCTCTATCAAATGCTTTTTATCTGAaatttttcaatttattttggaATTAATTTGCCTTCTAAGTCAAGAGCTTCGTTTGGAAATTAATGACCAATGGAGATCATTATGGGAATAAAGTGGTCCGTGAGGACCCTCACTGATTCTGTGTAAACTTTGTGCTACAGGAAGGGAAAGATATGACTTTACTATCAGTGGTACTGCCTCCAACTTGgatttaaaggggaagtccaccagtttttcaagaTTTAGATGTAATTGACTGTGTGAGGTGTGAACAGATTGATACAGAGCGGTTTgctgtgaagtggttcagacgtctttacagtggtggtgatgggaaccaggggtcgccatgactacaacacaaatatagacattttatttacaatctagaaccaccagagaacctacacgagtcttctgcgtttatatggaatgatgatgatggaaaaatagtggaaagtgagggagcttttagaggtggatgtctggttcctatcaccaccactgcgaaccGTTCTGActcagtgagtttctctagaacagagtgtttcacaccaaaccgctcttaATGACTCTATTTACATCATATCCCCCTAATTATGTAGAGACTTTGATAAATTGTGGTATTCCCCTTTGACATTTTTTTACCTATTTTGtcaaattttcaaaaaatttgTCAAATGTGTGGTGAATTatgaaagataaaaataaacgtGTTTACTATAGATTTGAGATTAGTTTGGTACGTTATACTGCCCAACTTCGTTACCTGCTAtgaacttgatttttttttgttgtttcattttcaaaatgtaacacTTTTGtgagtcttttttttctcctcataaTGTTAAAATGCAGCATCTCAGCATCAGTTTTTTATGACATGTCCATTTCGAGGTCAATACAACTTTCAGATGTTTCAAAGAACCTTTGATTATTTTAGGGTACAACTTTTTGTTGTGGTACAAAACTGTTACATCCATAAAAGTGCCTTTTATGAAGCCAGTATTTTGCCTTAAGACGGCTCTGTTATGTACAAATGTGTAGCGATAGTTTCATGTGTCTAGATAACATTAATGTCACTATTAtgatttttctttctaaaaGATTTTGATACGcttttatatgaaataaatgctGCCTGCACAATTCGTACATTTGCATTTGTTATTTATCAACTTCGTAACTAGTGAGTCAGTATTAAAGCTAGATTTCGGAAGCTTAACTTAAAGGCTGCTGACTTAGGGACATAAGCatgaaattatatatttacacagcAATACTTGAATGTTGAACAGATTAAGCCAGTAATTGTAAGGTGACCAAGATAACTTACAAAGTAAATAATGCATTAACATATGAGACCTTGAACTGTCTTAAAGTgcttcatttcatgttttttttttccaagtaatagAACTTATAAGACCTCATCAAGAGCTTCATGTATTAGTTCTGTGGTCGAGTCAGATGCCTTCAAGCTTTGGCGTTAATGGTCATACATATTTTCCCATGTAACATGGCCGAAAGTATGCGGACAGACCTATTTACTGAATTCATCTGTTTCAGCCACTTATTGCTAACAAGTgtacaaaatcaagcacatagccttgccgTCTCGATAGACACCCACTGGTAGTAAAATAGGTCATACTGTTGAGCTCACTTTAAACCTGGCACCGTCATAGGATACCACCTTTGTTACAAGTTCACAGATTTCTGCTAGAGTTGCCCCTGACAACTGTAAGTGTTGCTAGTGTAAAATGGAAGCACCTAGGAGTGACAATAGCTTAGCCACAAGCCACAAGCGGTAGACTACTCAGACTCACAGAAATGGCCTATTCTCTTCCAAATGGTCTCTGGAAGCAGCACAAGAAGGGTAAAAGAACTGtccatcaggagcttcatgacatgggtttctatggctgagcagctgcacacaagcctaagatcactatgcgcaatgccaagcgcCGGATAGAGTGGTCTAAAGCGTCACCAATGGACtctggaaacgtgttctctggagtgaagatgGCTGAATTTAGGTTTGGTGGATACCAGGAGAATGccactgtgagccaggcctctCTCCAGAACTCACGTCCAagatcagtgtctgacctcacaaatgctctttagactgaatgggcacaaattcccacagacactctccaaaagtttcccagaagagtggaagctgttaaagctgcaaagggggaccaactctaTATTAATGTTCATGGGAGATTGTAGTAAAATatcacttgagttaaagcagtAATTCTGCCTGTATGTTTACTTCCAGTACAGTTACAGTTATGCTATTTTGATTTATATTGATGAACAGTGTCTTTTAAGGAGGCCtgtctggctgcagacatgaaAAACACAGGCCTCCTTAAGAGAAACTGTttatatttcaacaaaaattctaatatatcgctgttgtcggataaAAATCtcgaatctccaaaatgacaactttacaagagaaagaaaaaacatacattacttttaatgtaagtcaatggaaccagaattttagccaagtcattttggccgTTTCTTTaagtccattcaccatgaaatttacacacaatgttaaggacaacaggtattttcaaattatgacaaaaactgaaaaacatcaaacatggaGCACAACAGTGATACAGAGGTGTTCTTAAGTAGGCGTCTGCTCTATTAGATCTATTAATCATGCTTCGTTTATAACAGCATAATAAATGGAATGGGCATTTGCATTTTAAGGCCTCTCAGGTCAAAAATACTATTtgcttcataaaacatcttattttaTCTTGCAATTACTGGCTCAAATATTTGATTCTCACacttgttaaaggggaattccacccatgtttcaaaatttctgtattcagttttatttttagattttccactattttcccatcatcaataTTCAACATAAACTCGTTTAGGTTCTCTGGTTGTTCTGGATAATAAACgaagtgtctatatttgtgttgtagtcatggcaactcctggttcctatcaacaccactgtaaagacatctgaaccatttcataccaaaccctctgaatctctctgtttacatctcacacactggattatgcagaaattttgaatttgatggaatTCCCCAAGGTGGAAGGTTACCTTCAGATAAAGCATGACTAAGTCGTCTGTATGTGACTCATCTGTCCTGTTTACTGCTCAGTAACTTGGTTTTATGACTAGCAAAGATCAAAAGTTCAAGACTGCAGACGTCTCTACAGCTTTCACTACCAATGGAAGGCAAAATGGAGGGCTCTGCTGAGGTAGGCTGCTCTATTTGCTCGCACAAACCTCTTGGTCAAAACTATTAGATAAAAAATCACAAATGTACCATGATGTAAGCTTGTGTATCTGACCTTTTGACCTATGACTTAATCTGtgcatttcttctttttctgttggTTTATTGTTCGTAGATAGGAGACATTATTCGTTATGGCCAGTTTGGGGACTTAATTGAATTCTCTTACCCGATTGGCTTCTCACACTGGGGTGTGTATGAAGGAGACGGGCACATAGTTCATTTTGCAGTAGGAGGTAACAGAATTATTAACCCTTTactgcattcatcatgaaacacacatgctttcaggatttaggtgtgtctaataaagtggccagttagcggaagcacaaggaaggtgtttgtaataaagtggccagtgattagATGcccaaggttggtgtttctaataaagtggccagttagtggaagcataaggtaggcgtttctgataaagtggccagttagtggaagcacaaggtaggtgtttcaaataaaatggccagtaagtggaagcacaaggtagatgtttcttataaagtggccagtgagtggaagcacaaggtaggtgtgtctaataaagtggccagtaagcggaagcacaaggtaggtgtttttaataaagtggccagtgagtggaagtacaaggtaggtgtttctaataaagtggccagttagtagaagcataaggtaggcgtttctgataaagtggccagttagtggaagtactaggtaggcgtttctgataaagtggccagtgagtggaagcacaaggtagatgtttcttataaagtggccagtgagtggaagtacaaagtaggtgtttctgataaaaaggCCACTAAGTGGAAGCACacggtaggtgtgtctaataaagtggccagtctgtGTAAGAGCTTCTTCACATCCTTTTCATAACAATCTTTTTGGCTCAATCTTTTCAGATGAGAATGAGCTGCAGAGAAGGTTCCGTGTGCACGTGCTACAGAGAGTGTTCCCCTCATCTGGTAACATTCTTCTTGGACACACTAAGGTCCAGCGGGAGCACATCACCCAGGTGCCAGTCCCTAAAGGAGCTCATATCAAAATCAGCAATAACTGCCATCACAGTCCAGCATCTACAGCCACAGACATGAGGAGGCGAATGTACGGCCTGCTGGACGAAGTTCTTGAGTACAACCTGTTAATGCACAACTGTGAACATTTCGCCACGTTTGTGCGGTACGGAGTGGCCATGTGTAATCAGGTGAGTCCAGGTGGGGTGAATCCATGTGCCAAGTTTCAGGCAAGATGGTGCagtaattaaaaagaaagagatcACAGTGCATCAGTGCATTGCTTACAATAAGATATGAAAATAAGTACTGTTTAAGAGCCGGCACCCTTCAGTTATTGAttatccagtcaaaacaactaCAGATCTACAATGgactgtatcctgccttcctcccgatgactgctgggaaaggctccagcaccctcccacgaccctgagggagaagcggcttagagaattgATGGATAGATGGAACAACTACAGATTATTGGTTTTTAGAAGATATTTGCGAGGAttaaaaactacagagaaaatgtggctcctaacaaccacctggaagacctggtagaccccagAACTGGCCCATtcatataaacagcactgaaagctttgatctctgagagagaggagaaaatcaagctgcttcagatctgaaaacatccacaggtgtttctgtccatccttccactgtgagaagacgactcagcgccgtgggtctgaaaggatgtgtagctgatcaagaagaacctcactgagaaaaggagacggacactcctgaagctgaacagtggactgaccaccccagagtccagacctcaacactactgaatgggtttgattacttcagaatatcatttaccagcttctaagactgaactttggaggtgtgtctgcagattctttgaggagctgaaagtgagtctcctgaaaagaatggaggctggaataaagggaaagaatgactgactgaacagtcgttgaggtttctgtgtttttttctgttaaatactttttttacctttttttcctgtttctgaAAAAtggcttaatggctgttttgactggaaattcaatGAAGGCTGGTCTCCAacctttacacagtactgtgtgtatatatttgcacGCTTTTAAAACCCATAATTGTGGCTGAATAAACTGTTGAAATATCGTTATTTTGCTGTTTAATTGATAAAACTGTAAGTACTGatggaaaaaaaggttttcagaGCAGTAAATCTAAACCTAGCTGTTAGCAATATATTATCTTAATCTAGCTGTCAGCAATATATTAAGAGGTCCTTCTGTAAAATCCTTCAGAAACGGGTTAGGAACGAACCCTTAGAAGAATTAGCCCTAGAACCACAGTAGCCAGTAAAAATCACGGAAAATATTGTGTGAATGTTGTTATTAGTAGACAGGAAATATACGTATGTGGATATTATAGTTAGATTCTACAGGTTACATTAAGGATGAGAGCCAGAGGACATTTGGAAGAGGTGGAATGATGAGCAGATACCACAGAAACCTAATTAGTATTCTGGGGATGGTGACCTCTGGTGGCAATCAACTGAATGTTCAGACATGGCCACAATACTGGAGGGGCATTCCACCAAGTTTTTTAAATCTCTGCATAATCCGGtggtgatgtgaaatggttgattgtagagactcattgtttacatctgtcactgcacagaacacgtctgtttacatctgtcactgcacagaacacgtctgtttacatctgtcactgcacagaacacgtctgtttacatctgttcctgcacagaacacgtctgtttacatctgtcactgcacagaacacgtctgtttacatctgttcctgcacagaacatgtctg encodes:
- the LOC119261602 gene encoding phospholipase A and acyltransferase 4-like; the encoded protein is MEGKMEGSAEIGDIIRYGQFGDLIEFSYPIGFSHWGVYEGDGHIVHFAVGDENELQRRFRVHVLQRVFPSSGNILLGHTKVQREHITQVPVPKGAHIKISNNCHHSPASTATDMRRRMYGLLDEVLEYNLLMHNCEHFATFVRYGVAMCNQIPLHKHKEQRTATALFKDIISKRSWKTQF